A genome region from Arthrobacter sp. SLBN-100 includes the following:
- a CDS encoding amidohydrolase, with protein MPSNQPLPQSHPATSPVLYRNGSVYTAADPFATAMLVDGDTVAWVGSEQAASSIADSSMEIIDLRGALVAPGFVDSHTHLTETGIALDSLALQGVSSAKELLDAVAAAPGGGPVLGHGWDETTWADPALPSAEELERASGGRAVYLSRADVHSALVSSSLAGSAALRGVEGYDGGARVSRSAHAAARQATRRLPEEVLRRHQERALAEAASHGYVALVEMGAPQIGGPDDLRLAQTWNNRTGGGNPRPEVLPYWGELASSEEHARSILGRLGPGIRGLAGDLNIDGSIGSRTAALRSGYSDAADETGSLYLGVEEAAAHLAACSLAGIQGGFHVIGDAGLDAALQALELAAAEVGEQRIRAAGHRFEHVEMVDAAAVETLSRYSVTVSAQPGFDAAWGGAGGLYEKRLGERSKAMNPFASLYSAGVPVCFGSDSPVTPLRPWSSVRACLEHHNEAERISARAAFLGHTRAGWRAARYSNPMAGQLVPGAPASFAVWEVEELMVQVADGRVQSWSTDPRARTPLLPALDTGTDPVCLQTVRDGLELFASPALRS; from the coding sequence ATGCCCAGCAATCAACCACTGCCCCAATCCCACCCCGCCACCAGTCCCGTGCTCTACCGCAACGGCTCCGTCTACACAGCAGCAGACCCCTTTGCCACCGCCATGCTGGTGGACGGTGACACGGTGGCCTGGGTGGGGTCGGAGCAGGCGGCTTCATCCATCGCTGACAGCTCCATGGAGATCATCGACCTCCGCGGCGCCCTGGTCGCGCCGGGCTTTGTTGACTCCCACACCCACCTGACGGAAACCGGCATTGCCCTGGATTCCCTGGCGCTGCAGGGCGTTTCCTCGGCCAAGGAACTTCTGGACGCGGTGGCCGCAGCCCCCGGCGGCGGCCCCGTGCTCGGTCACGGCTGGGACGAAACCACCTGGGCTGACCCGGCCCTGCCGAGCGCGGAGGAACTGGAACGGGCTTCCGGCGGCCGGGCTGTCTATCTCTCCCGGGCTGACGTGCACTCCGCCCTGGTTTCGTCGTCGCTGGCCGGCAGTGCCGCGCTTCGCGGCGTTGAGGGTTACGACGGCGGTGCGCGGGTCAGCCGCTCGGCCCATGCAGCTGCCCGGCAGGCAACACGCCGGCTCCCCGAAGAGGTGCTCCGCCGCCACCAGGAGCGTGCCCTGGCCGAAGCCGCATCCCACGGCTACGTGGCGCTGGTGGAGATGGGCGCTCCGCAGATCGGCGGGCCCGACGACCTCCGCCTGGCGCAAACCTGGAACAACCGCACCGGAGGGGGCAATCCAAGGCCTGAAGTACTGCCGTACTGGGGTGAACTGGCGTCATCCGAAGAACATGCCCGCAGCATCCTTGGCCGGCTTGGCCCAGGGATCCGAGGCCTGGCGGGGGACCTCAACATTGACGGCTCCATCGGCTCGCGGACGGCAGCCCTGAGGTCCGGCTACAGCGACGCTGCGGATGAAACCGGCAGCCTGTACCTTGGCGTGGAAGAGGCTGCCGCCCATCTGGCCGCCTGTTCGCTCGCCGGCATCCAGGGCGGCTTCCATGTCATTGGCGATGCCGGGCTGGACGCCGCCCTGCAGGCTTTGGAACTTGCGGCTGCCGAGGTGGGGGAGCAGCGGATCAGGGCTGCCGGCCACCGTTTTGAACATGTGGAAATGGTGGACGCCGCGGCGGTGGAAACCCTTTCCCGTTACTCCGTCACCGTCAGTGCCCAGCCTGGATTTGATGCTGCCTGGGGTGGTGCCGGCGGCCTCTACGAGAAGCGGCTGGGGGAGCGGAGCAAAGCCATGAACCCCTTTGCGAGCCTGTACTCGGCCGGAGTTCCTGTCTGCTTCGGCAGTGACAGCCCTGTGACGCCGCTGCGGCCCTGGTCAAGCGTCCGGGCGTGCCTGGAGCACCACAATGAGGCTGAACGGATCTCGGCGCGCGCAGCGTTCCTGGGACACACCCGGGCAGGATGGCGGGCGGCCCGGTATTCCAACCCCATGGCGGGGCAGCTGGTGCCCGGCGCTCCGGCCAGCTTCGCCGTCTGGGAGGTTGAGGAACTGATGGTCCAGGTGGCCGACGGCCGGGTCCAATCCTGGAGCACCGACCCGAGGGCGCGGACACCCCTGCTGCCTGCACTGGACACCGGTACGGACCCGGTATGCCTGCAGACCGTGCGGGATGGCCTGGAGCTGTTCGCGAGTCCTGCCTTGCGTTCCTGA
- a CDS encoding polyprenol monophosphomannose synthase produces MRVLTIIPTYNELESLPITLQRLRAAVPASDVLVVDDNSPDGTGQLADGIAAKDSQVHVLHRKGKEGLGAAYIAGFKWGLDAGYEVLVEMDADGSHQPEQLPQLLEAIDQGADLAMGSRWVPGGSVVNWPLYRQAISRVGSTYARLMLGLKIKDVTGGYRAFRRTTLEKLNLDEVDSVGYGFQVDLAWRVSRMGLRIEERPITFVERELGASKMSGNIVVEAMVNVTRWGLQARWNTLTRKKVPARQ; encoded by the coding sequence GTGCGCGTCCTTACGATCATCCCTACCTACAACGAGCTGGAATCGCTGCCCATAACGTTGCAGCGGCTCCGTGCAGCGGTGCCGGCCTCGGACGTGCTGGTAGTGGATGACAACAGCCCTGACGGCACCGGCCAGCTCGCCGACGGGATCGCCGCCAAGGATTCCCAGGTCCACGTCCTGCACCGCAAGGGCAAGGAAGGCCTCGGCGCCGCCTACATCGCCGGCTTCAAGTGGGGCCTGGACGCCGGCTACGAAGTGCTGGTGGAGATGGACGCAGACGGTTCCCACCAGCCCGAACAGCTTCCCCAGCTCCTTGAAGCCATTGACCAGGGTGCCGACCTTGCCATGGGTTCGCGCTGGGTCCCGGGCGGCAGCGTGGTGAACTGGCCGCTTTACCGGCAGGCCATCTCACGGGTGGGCAGCACCTATGCCCGGCTGATGCTGGGCCTGAAGATCAAGGACGTCACCGGCGGCTACCGTGCCTTCCGCAGGACCACGCTCGAAAAGCTGAACCTGGACGAGGTGGACTCCGTGGGCTACGGCTTCCAGGTGGACCTCGCCTGGCGGGTGTCCCGGATGGGGCTGCGGATCGAGGAACGCCCCATCACCTTCGTGGAGCGCGAGCTCGGCGCCTCAAAAATGAGCGGCAACATCGTGGTGGAGGCAATGGTCAACGTTACGAGATGGGGACTCCAGGCACGCTGGAACACCCTCACCCGCAAGAAGGTGCCAGCCCGGCAATAG
- a CDS encoding RNA polymerase-binding protein RbpA, whose amino-acid sequence MSDRSLRGMRLGAQSMETESGVEPAPRQRVEYRCEDGEQVFVTFSSEAEIPPVWVSKTGKEALLVDGERPDTSNDKAVRTHWDMLLERRSLPELEQILEDRLTILRERRGERRSA is encoded by the coding sequence ATGAGCGATCGCAGCCTGCGGGGCATGCGCCTTGGCGCGCAGAGCATGGAGACCGAGTCCGGAGTCGAGCCGGCTCCGCGCCAGCGCGTCGAGTACCGGTGCGAAGACGGCGAGCAGGTCTTTGTCACCTTCTCCTCCGAAGCGGAGATTCCTCCGGTGTGGGTTTCCAAGACCGGCAAGGAAGCGCTCCTGGTTGACGGCGAACGCCCGGACACCAGCAACGATAAGGCAGTCCGCACTCACTGGGACATGCTGCTGGAACGCCGCTCCCTGCCGGAACTGGAGCAGATCCTCGAAGATCGCCTCACCATCCTGCGTGAACGCCGCGGAGAACGCCGCTCCGCGTAA
- a CDS encoding SPFH domain-containing protein: MDNAGGTALAIVLVVLIVFVIIVLVRSVRIIPQARAGVVERLGKYQRTLNPGLTILIPFVDRLLPLLDLREQVVSFPPQPVITEDNLVVSIDTVVYFQVTDPRAATYEIANYIQAVEQLTTTTLRNVVGGLNLEEALTSRDQINGQLRGVLDEATGRWGIRVSRVELKAIDPPHSIQDSMEKQMRAERDRRAAILTAEGTKQSAILTAEGQRQASILAAEGDAKAAILRADGEAQAIQKVFDAIHKGNPDQKLLAYQYLQTLPKLAEGSSNKLWIIPSEVGEALKGIGNALGGTTTETGVAGLFDEVGAKPSEP, translated from the coding sequence ATGGATAACGCCGGAGGAACTGCATTGGCTATTGTGCTGGTAGTCCTGATCGTGTTTGTGATTATTGTTCTGGTCCGTTCTGTGCGGATCATTCCGCAAGCGCGCGCCGGCGTCGTGGAACGGCTGGGCAAGTACCAGCGGACGCTAAACCCGGGACTTACCATCCTGATTCCGTTTGTGGACCGGCTCCTGCCGCTGCTGGACCTCCGCGAACAGGTGGTGTCATTCCCTCCGCAGCCGGTCATCACCGAGGACAACCTGGTGGTCTCCATCGACACCGTGGTCTACTTCCAGGTCACCGATCCACGGGCTGCCACCTACGAAATCGCCAACTACATCCAGGCAGTGGAGCAGCTGACCACCACCACCCTGCGCAACGTGGTGGGCGGCCTGAACCTCGAAGAGGCACTCACCTCCCGGGACCAGATCAACGGCCAGCTGCGCGGTGTACTGGATGAGGCAACGGGCCGCTGGGGCATCCGCGTTTCCCGCGTGGAGCTCAAGGCCATCGACCCGCCGCACTCCATCCAGGACTCAATGGAAAAGCAGATGCGCGCGGAGCGGGACCGGCGTGCCGCCATCCTGACGGCCGAAGGCACCAAGCAGTCGGCCATCCTGACCGCCGAGGGCCAGCGGCAGGCGTCCATCCTGGCAGCGGAAGGCGATGCCAAGGCAGCCATCCTGCGTGCTGACGGTGAAGCGCAGGCCATCCAGAAGGTCTTTGACGCCATCCACAAAGGCAACCCGGACCAGAAACTGCTGGCCTACCAATACCTGCAGACCCTTCCCAAGCTGGCGGAAGGCTCCTCCAACAAACTGTGGATCATCCCCAGCGAAGTTGGCGAAGCCCTCAAAGGCATCGGTAATGCCCTGGGCGGAACCACCACTGAGACCGGCGTTGCCGGACTGTTCGATGAGGTGGGAGCCAAGCCCTCCGAGCCCTGA
- a CDS encoding NfeD family protein produces MFEWLGENWWALWLTAFLAFAVIEMITLDLFFIMLGGGTLAALVADFAGADLWLQILVFCVVSLLMIAFVRPVALAHLKLGPSDQRTNVDRLIGEHALVMEPVSSDGGLVKIGGDIWTARCAGGVLPAGQRVVVSAIDGATAVVSAPPEAAGQPETA; encoded by the coding sequence TTGTTCGAATGGCTGGGGGAAAACTGGTGGGCCCTGTGGCTCACGGCTTTCCTGGCGTTTGCAGTGATCGAGATGATCACACTTGACCTGTTCTTTATCATGCTCGGTGGGGGAACCTTGGCCGCGCTGGTGGCCGACTTCGCGGGCGCAGACCTTTGGCTGCAGATCCTGGTCTTCTGCGTCGTGTCACTGCTGATGATCGCCTTCGTCCGGCCCGTGGCCCTCGCCCACCTCAAGCTAGGCCCGTCCGACCAGCGGACCAACGTGGACCGGCTGATCGGTGAACACGCCCTGGTGATGGAACCTGTGTCGTCTGACGGCGGGCTGGTCAAAATCGGCGGTGACATCTGGACTGCCCGTTGTGCCGGCGGCGTCCTTCCCGCCGGGCAACGAGTTGTGGTTTCCGCCATCGACGGGGCAACGGCAGTGGTGTCCGCCCCGCCCGAAGCTGCGGGCCAGCCTGAAACAGCCTGA
- a CDS encoding putative RNA methyltransferase, whose protein sequence is MPSTTDLPLLCPVCSNPLDLLGTASGQDRLTCPSGHSFDAARQGYFNLLVGKGTAFEADSSAMVQARSDFLGDGHYRPLADAVAAAVVPFLPAGRAAVLDSGTGTGHYLRVLLDAAAAQDRKVAALGLDISKFALRRAARLNPEAVNLVCDIWQPLPLADDSVDAVTVIFAPRNAPEFARVLRPSGRLVVVTPRSGHLASLAAVTGMLGIEEGKEARLAEVMGGYFDAETASAVDIPLKLTRAEAAGLAFMGPAGHHLDRDAVSARLEGLPEPIITEAKFQVLVFRPRKRAAT, encoded by the coding sequence ATGCCCTCCACCACCGACCTTCCGCTGCTGTGCCCGGTGTGCTCGAATCCGCTGGACCTTCTGGGGACGGCCTCGGGCCAGGACCGCCTCACCTGCCCTTCCGGCCATAGCTTCGATGCGGCCAGGCAGGGATATTTCAACCTGCTGGTGGGTAAGGGGACGGCCTTCGAGGCCGACTCGTCCGCCATGGTCCAGGCCCGCTCCGACTTTCTGGGGGACGGCCATTACCGGCCCCTTGCCGACGCGGTGGCAGCCGCCGTCGTACCTTTCCTCCCGGCAGGCCGCGCCGCCGTGCTGGACTCGGGAACGGGAACCGGGCACTACCTTCGGGTTCTGCTCGATGCTGCGGCAGCCCAGGACCGGAAGGTGGCTGCCCTTGGCCTGGACATCTCAAAGTTCGCCCTCCGCCGTGCCGCGCGCCTCAATCCGGAGGCTGTGAACCTGGTCTGTGATATCTGGCAGCCCTTACCGCTGGCGGACGACTCGGTGGACGCCGTCACCGTCATCTTTGCGCCCCGCAACGCCCCGGAGTTTGCCCGGGTGCTGCGGCCGTCCGGGCGGCTGGTGGTGGTCACGCCCCGGAGCGGGCATCTGGCCTCCCTTGCTGCGGTCACCGGAATGCTCGGCATCGAGGAGGGCAAGGAGGCGCGGCTGGCCGAAGTGATGGGTGGGTATTTCGACGCCGAAACGGCCTCCGCCGTCGACATCCCCTTGAAACTGACCCGCGCGGAGGCAGCAGGCCTGGCCTTTATGGGACCGGCAGGACACCACCTGGACCGCGATGCCGTTTCTGCGCGCCTTGAGGGACTGCCCGAGCCGATCATCACGGAAGCGAAGTTCCAGGTGCTGGTCTTCCGCCCCAGGAAACGTGCCGCCACGTAA
- a CDS encoding peptide deformylase has protein sequence MSQSTPGTDLTAEQIRETVERIVAAGTLPPIVQAGHPALRQRAAAFDGQLSAELLTRLINLMREVMHEAPGVGLAAPQLGIPLQLAVLEDQFDVDPEAASLRHRSPLEFLAVVNPRYAPLGPGLVSFYEGCLSLNGLQAVVARHEAVLLEFQTPDGLSTRREFSGWQARIVQHETDHLNGVLYVDKAQLRSLSSNAEYAAHWAEAGIRKAQQGLGFDAGPAGISGT, from the coding sequence ATGAGCCAGAGCACGCCCGGAACAGACCTCACTGCCGAACAGATCCGCGAAACCGTGGAGCGGATCGTCGCCGCCGGGACCCTTCCGCCCATCGTGCAGGCAGGCCACCCCGCGCTCCGCCAGCGCGCGGCAGCGTTTGACGGGCAGCTGTCCGCCGAGCTGCTCACCCGGTTGATCAACCTCATGCGCGAGGTGATGCACGAGGCACCCGGCGTGGGCCTCGCAGCACCCCAACTGGGGATACCGCTGCAGCTGGCTGTCCTGGAGGATCAGTTCGACGTCGATCCCGAGGCCGCTTCCCTGCGGCACCGCAGCCCGCTGGAGTTCCTTGCCGTGGTGAACCCCCGCTATGCGCCGCTGGGCCCCGGGCTTGTTTCGTTCTATGAGGGCTGTCTGTCCCTCAATGGCCTGCAGGCAGTGGTTGCCCGCCACGAAGCAGTCCTCCTCGAATTCCAGACTCCGGACGGACTGTCCACCCGGCGGGAGTTTTCCGGCTGGCAGGCCCGCATTGTCCAGCATGAGACGGACCACCTCAATGGTGTGCTGTACGTGGACAAGGCCCAGCTGCGGTCGCTGAGCAGCAACGCCGAATACGCGGCGCACTGGGCGGAAGCAGGCATCCGCAAGGCGCAGCAGGGGCTGGGTTTCGACGCCGGCCCCGCGGGCATCAGTGGCACCTGA
- a CDS encoding nuclear transport factor 2 family protein → MPDPSSLPDPALDTSATHTPALAASPLDCVLGFIRVLEAGGGAAGIRPFLADSFVLVEAPHLLAPEGSTRSLPEVLAGADQSSDVVSDQSFVIRRTTCEGGRVAVEADWSATLRMDLRYWDRGEVIRARTSSVFEVREGLIFSQDSYDCYYR, encoded by the coding sequence ATGCCTGACCCTTCCTCCCTGCCCGACCCGGCACTGGACACCTCGGCAACGCACACCCCGGCACTGGCTGCCTCACCACTGGATTGCGTCCTGGGGTTTATCCGCGTCCTCGAAGCGGGCGGGGGAGCGGCCGGCATCAGGCCTTTCCTCGCGGACTCCTTTGTCCTGGTGGAGGCCCCGCACCTCCTGGCGCCCGAGGGCTCCACCCGAAGCCTGCCCGAAGTCCTGGCGGGAGCGGACCAAAGTTCAGATGTGGTCTCGGACCAGTCATTTGTCATCCGGCGGACCACCTGTGAGGGCGGCCGGGTGGCTGTCGAAGCCGACTGGTCTGCGACGCTGCGGATGGACCTCCGGTACTGGGACCGGGGCGAAGTGATCCGGGCCAGAACATCGTCGGTGTTTGAAGTGCGCGAGGGGTTAATCTTCAGCCAGGACAGTTACGACTGCTACTACCGGTAG
- a CDS encoding FAD-dependent oxidoreductase, whose protein sequence is MATDVLIIGGGPVGLYLAALLLQDGVSVRVLEQRPTRNLHSRAIGIHPPALEALDKVQIADSAIRDGVRIRDGMAVSGGRTVGTMSFGGISDTFPFVLALPQFRTEQLLEDRVCQLDRHAIIRDVRATQVTDDGGRVTVVGEAGGEAEGREVEFAASLVVAADGARSRVRNLLGVPVNTRNYPDHYLMGDFQDPGPYGERAVLFLEPGGIVESFPLPGGVRRWVVRLGRPAGGAGSARLAELVRERTGILPDPDTSTMVSAFSVRSVLTGQMAAGRVVLIGDAAHEISPIGGQGMNLGWLDAQALSPLIRAALAGGDRHQTDRQFKEFDANRRQAAMLARRQSEINMMLGRPLPRPLLTLRNLGISAAAATPAVNRWVARRFTMQ, encoded by the coding sequence GTGGCAACGGACGTCCTGATCATTGGCGGGGGTCCGGTGGGCTTGTACCTTGCCGCTTTACTGCTCCAGGACGGCGTGAGCGTCAGGGTGCTGGAACAGCGGCCAACAAGGAACCTGCACTCACGCGCCATCGGCATCCATCCACCCGCACTTGAGGCGTTGGACAAGGTTCAGATTGCCGATTCCGCGATCCGGGACGGCGTTCGGATCCGGGACGGGATGGCGGTCAGCGGCGGGAGGACGGTAGGCACCATGTCCTTTGGCGGAATCTCCGATACATTCCCGTTCGTGCTGGCACTGCCGCAGTTCCGGACAGAGCAGCTCCTGGAGGACCGTGTCTGCCAGCTCGACCGCCATGCAATCATCCGCGATGTGCGCGCCACCCAGGTCACGGACGACGGCGGACGGGTCACCGTCGTCGGGGAGGCCGGCGGGGAGGCCGAGGGCCGGGAGGTGGAGTTTGCCGCGTCCCTTGTGGTGGCAGCCGACGGCGCGCGGTCCCGGGTGCGCAACCTTCTGGGCGTGCCCGTGAACACCAGGAACTACCCTGACCATTACCTCATGGGCGACTTCCAGGACCCAGGGCCCTACGGCGAAAGGGCCGTCCTGTTCCTTGAGCCGGGCGGAATCGTTGAGTCCTTCCCCCTGCCGGGCGGTGTCCGGCGGTGGGTGGTGCGGCTGGGCCGGCCCGCGGGCGGTGCCGGGTCGGCCCGGCTGGCAGAGCTGGTGCGGGAACGGACCGGGATCCTTCCGGATCCGGATACCAGCACCATGGTGAGCGCTTTCAGCGTTCGGTCCGTCCTCACCGGCCAGATGGCGGCCGGACGGGTTGTCCTGATCGGGGATGCAGCCCACGAGATCAGCCCCATCGGCGGCCAGGGCATGAACCTCGGCTGGCTGGATGCCCAGGCCCTCTCCCCCCTCATCCGCGCGGCGTTGGCAGGCGGCGATAGACACCAGACCGACCGGCAGTTCAAGGAATTCGACGCCAACCGGCGGCAAGCTGCAATGCTGGCCAGGCGGCAGTCCGAAATCAACATGATGCTGGGACGCCCGCTGCCAAGGCCCCTGCTGACGCTGCGAAACCTGGGAATCAGCGCCGCGGCTGCCACCCCGGCAGTCAACCGCTGGGTGGCCCGGCGCTTCACCATGCAGTAA
- a CDS encoding methyltransferase domain-containing protein: MRHRAVGAVELMDRPDCDARLLDNTYRQFGLVNRVFSGWRKLYVRELRPTLAKNPAPATLLDIGSGGGDLAYRLAAWARRDGLALRITGIDPDARAAAFARGRPPLPGVEFRQAHSADLVREGSSFDFVISNHVLHHLSAGELQQLLSDSAALASRKVLHNDLRRSRAAYALFSAAALPFRHSYIRVDGLTSIRRSYSPAELSAVAPPGWTVEPAAAFHQLLALRRS, translated from the coding sequence ATGCGGCACCGGGCCGTCGGCGCCGTGGAACTGATGGACCGGCCGGACTGCGATGCCCGCCTCCTGGACAACACCTACCGCCAGTTCGGACTGGTCAACCGCGTGTTTTCCGGCTGGCGGAAGCTGTACGTGCGGGAACTTCGTCCGACGCTGGCGAAAAACCCGGCTCCCGCCACGCTGCTGGACATAGGCTCCGGCGGCGGGGACCTGGCGTACCGGCTCGCCGCATGGGCCCGCCGTGACGGGCTGGCCCTGAGGATCACCGGCATAGACCCGGACGCCCGCGCCGCCGCCTTCGCCCGTGGACGTCCGCCCCTGCCCGGGGTTGAATTCCGCCAGGCACACAGCGCGGACCTGGTCCGGGAAGGAAGCAGCTTCGACTTCGTCATCTCAAACCACGTGCTCCACCATCTTTCGGCCGGTGAACTCCAACAGCTCCTTTCCGACTCCGCGGCCCTGGCCAGCCGGAAGGTCCTCCACAACGACCTGCGTCGCAGCCGTGCCGCCTACGCCCTCTTCTCTGCTGCCGCACTGCCTTTCCGGCATTCTTACATCCGCGTTGACGGCCTGACGTCCATCCGCAGGAGTTACAGCCCCGCAGAATTATCGGCAGTCGCTCCGCCGGGCTGGACAGTGGAACCTGCCGCGGCGTTCCACCAGCTTCTCGCCCTGCGCAGGAGCTGA